Genomic segment of Polycladomyces abyssicola:
GCCCCGGTTGTCCCAGGCCGCCACCCGTTCCACAGCGGCCGCCAATGCGGGGATATGAGCGTGGTTGGGCACAATCGGTACCGTGACGCTGGCACCTTCCTCCCAATGTCCCAAAGCTTTGATCAGTTCATGATTGGTAAAGGTGACGGCAGCGTTGTCACCGTACAACTCGGAAACCAAGTTGTTGGAGACAGTGTGAACGTGAAACACCGCTCCACACTCGGGAAACTTCCGATACAGCGCCGTATGAACCGCCGTCTCCGCAGAAGGCTTCAGTTCGGTGGGTGCCACCGGAACACCATTTTCATCCACCAGCAAAAAATCCTCCGGGGTGTGAACCGCCTTATCTTTGCCGCTGGCGGTGATGGCGATCACCGATGCCCCGCCATACGTCACTTTGACGGACAGATTGCCGCTCGTGGCGGGAAACCAACCGCGTTCGGCCAAGCGCATTTTGATCCGCCGCAAGGTATCAAATGCCTGTTGCACGGATTCGAGCGGAACTTCAATCCCCCGATTGCTTGTTTGGTTCACTGTCACGTAGTCTTCCTCCTCACTTCACACCAACCGGGGAGCTCAACCGGTCGATACAATCGTAGAAGGTATCGAACGACGCATGCGGGAGGTTCAGCTCCCGGCATTTCTCCAGCAGGTAGTCTCGCGCCAGCACCCAATCGGCCAACCGGGACCCGGCCAAATCGGTGACGCTGTCGCCGATCACGATTTTTTCGTATCGCTCCGAAGAAAAGGAACGAATGATACTGGTTTTGCACATGCCGCAGTCATTGTCACAGTGCTCGTCACAAGAATGCGGCCACAGGATTTGAATCGTCTCTCCCGAAAAGTCGCTGGCGTTGCAGTAAATGTCGTCACGGGGTATGTCGAATTTGGACAAAATCGGATAGACGAAAAAATCGATTCCCCCGCTGGTGATCAGCAGGCGAATATCCCGCTCGCGACAAAATGCCAGGAACTCCTCAAATCCCGGACGGATCTCAGCCTGTTCCAGGACATAGGAGACGATTTCCTCCCTCCGGGCGGACGGGAGCAGTGAAAACAGCTGTCCCACGCCCTGGCGAACACTGATCCGTCGCGACAGGATGTCATCCACGATGCGCTTCCAGCCGGGTGGATCGAAGTGTTTCATGATCTGCACGATGTTGTCGTTGGTCGTAATCGTGCCGTCAAAGTCGCAAAAAATGACGCGTTTGCGCTCATGCGTCACGCTTTCACCACTCCCCACGCATCAATAGCCTTGCGGAGTGCCGCCGACGTTTCCGCTTTTTCCTCCAACGTCACACCGGACACCACCGCCTCGATGGCATCGACAAAAGCGCGACCGCCCTGCGTTGAGCCGTCCGGATGTCCGTGAATACCGCCTCCGGCATTGACAATTGCGTCCCTGCCGAAATCGCGGTACAGCACGGGTACCAACCCCGGATGGATTCCGGCCGAGGGGGCGGGGAATGCCGGTCGGTGTACCCCGTTGTTCTCCCGCAAATGCTGCGCCACTTTGAGTGCTTCTTTTCTCGGCATGGCCACACTGCCGTACGGTGACGGATACAGCACGATATCCGCCCCCGCCCAGCGCAGGAGTTTGCCCAACAGCAATGCGGCGGACAGACCGTGATCGGGAGATGCGTAGATGGCACCAGTAAACGCCGGATGCGCCATGATCGGAACGGGGATGTCCGGGTCCTCCGCCAACCGATGCAGCACATCCCATCCGTACGGCGCCACGTTGAGCAGCAGGCAGGAAGCGCCGGCTTCGACCAATCGCTTAGCCCGATCGGGCAATTGCGTGACAGGACCAGTCAGATTGACCGCATACAACACTTTCTTTCCGGTCTGCTCTTCCCAAACACGGTTGCGCCGTTCAAACGCCCTGACCCGCTCCCCCACCGGAGCCAAATCATCCCGGAAAAATATTTCATCATCTTTGACCAGATCGACGCCGCCTTCTATTTGCTTTTGGTACTCCGTTTCCAACTCGTCAAGGGGAAGACCGATACATTGC
This window contains:
- a CDS encoding 2,3-diketo-5-methylthiopentyl-1-phosphate enolase, whose amino-acid sequence is MDSGYIYATYLIEGASDLEKKARGIAVGLTVGTWTGLPREKQEQMAPYLGKVEEVVRLEPADDGSPRGRITIGYPMRNLTADLPAVLTTVFGKLSMDGKIKLIDLQLPEEFLSRFPGPRFGIEGIRERLGVHDRPLLMSIFKQCIGLPLDELETEYQKQIEGGVDLVKDDEIFFRDDLAPVGERVRAFERRNRVWEEQTGKKVLYAVNLTGPVTQLPDRAKRLVEAGASCLLLNVAPYGWDVLHRLAEDPDIPVPIMAHPAFTGAIYASPDHGLSAALLLGKLLRWAGADIVLYPSPYGSVAMPRKEALKVAQHLRENNGVHRPAFPAPSAGIHPGLVPVLYRDFGRDAIVNAGGGIHGHPDGSTQGGRAFVDAIEAVVSGVTLEEKAETSAALRKAIDAWGVVKA
- the mtnB gene encoding methylthioribulose 1-phosphate dehydratase, whose translation is MRLAERGWFPATSGNLSVKVTYGGASVIAITASGKDKAVHTPEDFLLVDENGVPVAPTELKPSAETAVHTALYRKFPECGAVFHVHTVSNNLVSELYGDNAAVTFTNHELIKALGHWEEGASVTVPIVPNHAHIPALAAAVERVAAWDNRGVLIRNHGIYAWGDDAFSALRHLEAWEFLFEYEIKRRLLMSG
- a CDS encoding 2-hydroxy-3-keto-5-methylthiopentenyl-1-phosphate phosphatase, which codes for MTHERKRVIFCDFDGTITTNDNIVQIMKHFDPPGWKRIVDDILSRRISVRQGVGQLFSLLPSARREEIVSYVLEQAEIRPGFEEFLAFCRERDIRLLITSGGIDFFVYPILSKFDIPRDDIYCNASDFSGETIQILWPHSCDEHCDNDCGMCKTSIIRSFSSERYEKIVIGDSVTDLAGSRLADWVLARDYLLEKCRELNLPHASFDTFYDCIDRLSSPVGVK